The Streptomyces sp. NBC_00162 genome window below encodes:
- the argJ gene encoding bifunctional glutamate N-acetyltransferase/amino-acid acetyltransferase ArgJ: MSVTAAQGFTAAGIAAGIKANGNPDLALVVNNGPRLAAAGVFTSNRVKAAPVHWSEQVLRGAAVSAVVLNSGGANACTGPKGFQDTHATAEKVAAVLGGEFNAGEIAVASTGLIGVLLPMDKLLRGIDTAAAALSEDGGEAAAVAIKTTDTVHKTATVTKDGWTVGGMAKGAGMLAPGLATMLVVLTTDADLDSATLDEALRAATRTTFDRVDSDGCMSTNDTVLLLASGASGKVPAYEEFAEAVRTVCGDLARQLIGDAEGASKDIRIEVIGAASEDDAVEVGRSIARNNLLKCAIHGEDPNWGRVLSAIGTTKAAFDPDRLNVAINGVWVCRNGSVGEDRDLVSMKDREVRITADLSTGTESAVIWANDLTAEYVHENSAYSS; the protein is encoded by the coding sequence GTGAGCGTCACGGCAGCACAGGGATTCACGGCAGCGGGCATCGCCGCCGGAATCAAGGCGAACGGCAACCCGGACCTGGCCCTCGTGGTCAACAACGGACCGCGCCTGGCGGCGGCGGGCGTCTTCACCTCCAACCGCGTCAAGGCCGCGCCCGTGCACTGGTCCGAGCAGGTCCTGCGCGGCGCAGCGGTCAGCGCGGTCGTCCTGAACTCCGGCGGCGCCAACGCCTGCACCGGCCCCAAGGGCTTCCAGGACACCCACGCCACCGCCGAGAAGGTGGCCGCCGTCCTGGGCGGGGAATTCAACGCCGGCGAGATCGCGGTCGCGTCCACCGGCCTGATCGGCGTCCTGCTCCCCATGGACAAGCTGCTGCGGGGTATCGACACGGCGGCCGCCGCCCTCAGCGAGGACGGCGGCGAGGCCGCGGCCGTCGCCATCAAGACCACCGACACCGTGCACAAGACGGCCACGGTCACCAAGGACGGCTGGACCGTCGGCGGCATGGCCAAGGGCGCGGGCATGCTCGCCCCGGGCCTGGCCACCATGCTCGTCGTCCTCACCACCGACGCCGACCTGGACAGCGCCACCCTCGACGAGGCGCTGCGCGCCGCCACCCGCACCACCTTCGACCGGGTCGACTCCGACGGCTGCATGTCCACCAACGACACGGTGCTGCTGCTGGCCTCCGGGGCCTCCGGCAAGGTGCCCGCGTACGAGGAGTTCGCCGAGGCCGTACGGACCGTCTGCGGCGACCTGGCCCGCCAGCTGATCGGCGACGCCGAGGGCGCCAGCAAGGACATCCGCATCGAGGTCATCGGCGCGGCCAGCGAGGACGACGCGGTCGAGGTCGGCCGGTCCATCGCCCGGAACAACCTGCTCAAGTGCGCCATCCACGGCGAGGACCCGAACTGGGGCCGGGTGCTGTCCGCCATCGGCACCACCAAGGCGGCCTTCGACCCGGACCGGCTGAACGTGGCCATCAACGGGGTCTGGGTCTGCCGGAACGGCTCGGTCGGCGAGGACCGCGACCTGGTGAGCATGAAGGACCGCGAGGTCCGCATCACCGCCGACCTGTCCACCGGCACCGAGTCCGCGGTCATCTGGGCCAACGACCTGACCGCCGAGTACGTCCACGAGAACAGCGCGTACAGCTCATGA
- the argB gene encoding acetylglutamate kinase, which yields MSTARKHTALPKAEILIEALPWLTRHNGKVVVIKFGGNAMIDEDLKAAFAQDVVFLRQAGLKPVVVHGGGPQINAQLDKQGLISEFKAGLRVTTPEAMDVVRMVLAGQVQRELVGLLNQHGPLAVGMTGEDAHTITATKHSPEIDGELVDIGRVGEITAIDTGAIEALLADGRIPVISSIARSADDHHVYNVNADTAAAALAAALGAETLMVLTDVEGLYADWPNSDEVISRLTVSELEKLLPELSSGMVPKMEGCLHAVRNGVTTARVIDGRVQHSILLEIFTDEGIGTMVVPDGQGGDPR from the coding sequence ATGAGCACCGCGAGGAAGCACACCGCGCTGCCCAAGGCCGAGATCCTCATCGAGGCCCTGCCCTGGCTGACCCGCCACAACGGCAAGGTCGTCGTCATCAAGTTCGGCGGCAACGCCATGATCGACGAGGACCTCAAGGCCGCCTTCGCCCAGGACGTGGTCTTCCTGCGCCAGGCCGGCCTCAAGCCGGTCGTGGTGCACGGCGGCGGCCCCCAGATCAACGCCCAGCTCGACAAGCAGGGACTGATCAGCGAGTTCAAGGCGGGCCTGCGCGTCACGACCCCGGAGGCCATGGACGTCGTACGGATGGTGCTGGCGGGCCAGGTCCAGCGCGAGCTGGTCGGGCTGCTGAACCAGCACGGGCCGCTCGCCGTCGGCATGACCGGCGAGGACGCCCACACCATCACCGCCACCAAGCACAGCCCGGAGATCGACGGCGAGCTCGTCGACATCGGGCGGGTCGGCGAGATCACCGCGATCGACACCGGCGCGATCGAGGCGCTGCTGGCCGACGGCCGGATTCCGGTGATCTCCTCCATCGCGCGCAGCGCCGACGACCACCATGTGTACAACGTGAACGCGGACACGGCGGCGGCCGCGCTCGCCGCCGCGCTCGGCGCCGAGACGCTGATGGTCCTCACCGACGTCGAGGGCCTCTACGCGGACTGGCCCAACAGTGACGAGGTCATCAGCAGGCTCACCGTCAGCGAGCTGGAGAAGCTGCTGCCCGAGCTGTCCAGCGGCATGGTGCCCAAGATGGAGGGCTGCCTGCACGCCGTCCGCAACGGCGTCACCACCGCCCGCGTGATCGACGGGCGGGTCCAGCATTCGATCCTGCTGGAGATCTTCACGGACGAGGGAATCGGCACGATGGTCGTGCCCGACGGACAGGGAGGGGATCCCCGGTGA